In Oncorhynchus kisutch isolate 150728-3 linkage group LG5, Okis_V2, whole genome shotgun sequence, a genomic segment contains:
- the LOC109890966 gene encoding extracellular sulfatase Sulf-2, translating to MGGRGLLLLLLLGVVSPAQGSSFLSGQRHRTRLQRDRQARNNVRPNIILILTDDQDIELGSMQAMNKTRRIMEQGGTHFSNAFSTTPMCCPSRSSILTGKYVHNHHTFTNNENCSSPSWQAHHEPHTFAVHLNNSGYRTAFFGKYLNEYNGSYVPPGWREWVALVKNSRFYNYTLCRNGAREKHGSNYPKDYLTDIITNDSLNYFRSSKRMYPHRPVMMVLSHAAPHGPEDSAPQYSTAFPNASQHITPSYNYAPNPDKHWILRYTGPMKPVHMQFTNMLQRRRMQTLLSVDDCVDKVYNMLVETGELDNTYIVYTSDHGYHIGQYGLVKGKSMPYEFDIRVPFYIRGPNVEAGAINPHVVLNVDLAPTLLDMAGADVPSDMDGKSILKLLDTDKPVNRFQVNKKGKMWRDSFLVERGKLLHKKADGKEVAQEENFLPKYQRVKDLCQRAEYQSSCEQPGQKWQCLEDPSGKLRLYKCKGMASLYAPRMQALMASSRSQQWVGHVSNAGDSCDCGPLGLKITPLKRKRLLTKKKVKSTKSLTRNRWARSIPFELDGDLYAVDLEEGYRPVGLRNTSRPGERRRGAVLQEDDDEEFSGMGVTARPTTSNSLTPPAALKVTYRCSILMNDTVRCDGGLYKSLQAWKDHKLHIEHEIETLQTKIKNLREVKGHLKKVRPEECQCNTPNYLSKNKGMFRLDAGRIHSLNKMPSKQKKQWLMKEQKRRKKLRKLLKRLRNNDTCSMPGLTCFTHDNQHWQTAPFWTMGPFCACTSANNNTYWCLRTINDTHNFIFCEFATGFIEYFDLNTDPYQLINGVSTLDRTALNQMHQQLMELRSCKGHKQCNPETGGKDRNSLSEYRPVHRRKRPKVKKPSSKSLGQIWEGWVG from the exons ATGGGAGGACGgggcctccttctcctcctcctcctggggGTGGTCTCCCCGGCCCAGGGCTCGTCCTTCCTCTCCGGCCAGCGCCACCGGACACGTCTGCAGAGGGATCGCCAAGCCCGCAACAATGTCCGACCCaacatcatcctcatcctcactgACGACCAGGACATCGAACTGG gctcAATGCAAGCCATGAATAAGACACGGCGTATCATGGAGCAGGGAGGCACCCATTTCTCTAACGCCTTCTCCACTACTCCCATGTGCTGCCCATCGCGCTCCTCTATTCTGACAGGGAAGTATGTTCACAACCACCACACCTTCACCAACAATGAGAACTGTTCCTCGCCGTCCTGGCAGGCCCACCATGAGCCTCACACCTTCGCTGTGCACCTTAACAACTCAGGCTATAGGACGG CCTTCTTTGGGAAGTACCTGAATGAGTACAATGGCTCGTATGTGCCCCCTGGCTGGAGGGAGTGGGTAGCGCTGGTGAAGAACTCTCGCTTCTACAACTACACTCTGTGCAGGAACGGTGCACGGGAGAAGCATGGCAGCAACTATCCAAAG GACTATCTCACAGACATCATCACCAATGACAGCCTCAACTACTTCCGCTCCTCTAAGAGGATGTACCCCCACCGACCAGTGATGATGGTCCTGAGCCACGCTGCCCCACATGGGCCAGAGGACTCAGCACCGCAGTACAGCACTGCCTTCCCCAACGCCTCGCAGCACAT AACCCCGAGCTATAACTATGCTCCTAACCCAGACAAGCACTGGATCCTGCGCTACACAGGCCCCATGAAACCCGTCCACATGCAGTTCACCAACATGCTGCAGCGCCGGAGGATGCAGACCCTGCTGTCTGTGGACGACTGTGTGGACAAG GTGTACAACATGCTGGTGGAGACAGGTGAGTTGGACAACACCTACATTGTTTACACATCAGACCACGGCTACCACATTGGCCAGTACGGCCTGGTCAAGGGCAAGTCCATGCCCTACGAGTTTGACATCCGGGTGCCCTTCTACATACGAGGCCCCAATGTGGAGGCAGGAGCCAT TAACCCTCATGTGGTGCTGAACGTTGACCTGGCTCCCACACTGTTGGACATGGCCGGAGCCGATGTTCCCTCTGATATGGACGGCAAGTCCATCCTCAAACTCCTGGACACAGACAAACCTGTCAACAG GTTCCAGGTGAACAAGAAGGGGAAGATGTGGAGGGACTCCTTCCTGGTAGAGCGAGG GAAACTGCTCCACAAGAAGGCTGATGGGAAGGAGGTGGCCCAGGAGGAGAATTTCCTCCCCAAGTACCAGCGGGTCAAAGACCTGTGTCAGAGGGCAGAGTACCAGAGCTCCTGTGAACAGCCAGGGCAG AAGTGGCAGTGTCTGGAGGACCCGTCTGGTAAGTTGAGGCTGTATAAGTGTAAGGGCATGGCCAGTCTCTATGCCCCACGTATGCAGGCTCTGATGGCCAGCAGCAGGTCCCAGCAGTGGGTTGGACACGTCTCCAATGCTGGAGACAGCTGTGACTGTGGCCCCCTAGGCCTCAAAATTACACCCCTGAAGAGGAAGAGACTGCTTACCAAGAAAA AGGTAAAGTCCACTAAGAGTCTGACTAGGAACCGTTGGGCCCGGTCCATTCCCTTTGAGCTGGATGGAGACCTTTATGCTGTGGACCTGGAAGAGGGCTACAGGCCCGTGGGCCTCCGGAATACCAGCaggcctggggagaggaggagaggagcggtcCTGCAGGAGGACGACGATGAGGAGTTCAGTGGAATGGGAGTTACAGCCAGACCTACAACCAGCAACAGCCTTACACCACCTGCCGCTCTTAAAGTCacctacag GTGCTCCATCCTGATGAATGACACAGTCAGGTGTGATGGAGGACTCTACAAATCCCTCCAGGCCTGGAAAGACCATAAGCTCCACATCGAGCACGAG ATTGAAACCCTGCAGACGAAAATAAAGAACTTGCGTGAGGTCAAAGGTCACCTGAAGAAGGTTCGGCCTGAAGAGTGCCAGTGTAACACCCCCAATTACCTGTCCAAGAACAAAGGGATGTTCAGACTCGATGCAGGCCGCATTCACTCACTAAA CAAAATGCCCTCTAAGCAGAAGAAGCAGTGGCTGATGAAGGAGCAGAAACGTAGGAAGAAACTCCGTAAACTGCTCAAGAGGCTCCGCAACAACGACACCTGCAGCATGCCTGGTCTCACCTGTTTCACCCATGACAACCAGCACTGGCAGACTGCCCCCTTCTGGACAA TGGGTCCATTCTGTGCTTGTACTAGCGCCAACAACAACACTTACTGGTGCCTCAGGACCATCAACGACACACACAACTTCATATTCTGCGAGTTCGCCACAGGTTTCATAGAGTATTTCGATCTGAACACTGACCCATaccag TTGATAAATGGGGTTAGCACCCTGGACCGTACTGCCCTCAACCAGATGCACCAGCAACTTATGGAACTGCGGAGCTGCAAAGGCCACAAGCAATGCaatccagagacag GTGGTAAAGACAGAAACTCTTTAAGTGAATACAG GCCAGTTCATCGTCGAAAGAGGCCAAAAGTGAAGAAGCCCTCTTCCAAATCCCT AGGGCAGATTTGGGAAGGATGGGTTGGTTAA